ACAACAGGAAGACCGGAAGctctgtggtggtggcgaaggTACCACAGCGCTAGAAGAGTAGTAGGCAGCACACCATCTGCAGCTCGTCGCTGCCACTCACCCGCCACTGAAGCGATCCCCAGTGCACGCGCAGGTGCCCGTGCGGACCtgggcgaggaagagctTCTGCCGTCTCGTGGGCGCAGAATTCGCGCTCCTCTGGTGCGggacagccgccgccacgcacctCCTGTCGCAGCAAGCCAtcctccaccgctgcagggCCCGTGTCGGCCGCGATGCGGAGGGAGAGTGCGTCCGCTGTCACAGCGGCGCGGGTTCTTTTGTGCCTTGGCACGGTTGTCCTTGCAGCGCGTGCTATGTTCCAGCGCCATTGCTTCACACGCCGCGCGAAAGCTGCAGGCAAGGCGGCTGCAGCCCCTTGTCGCGGGACCTGTGAGAGGATGATGGTTGCGAAGCGTCGCGATCGCCCCTGACATGATGGCTGTCTGTGCCACAATATATGTCGGAGGCGCGTAAGGGAACATGACAAAACGACGGGTAGCCTTCTAGCTAacagaaaagggggaaaacgGTGAATGGAGCTCCCTATACGTGGATGGAGGTACCTGAGTGGTCATCAGGAACACCCGAACGTGGACAGAGTGAGTCAGACGCTCTCACATGCGACACCCGCCTCCGCAGACAGTCGTCGAGAGAAGCAAGTAAGTGTCACggcaaacgaaaaagagcgAAGGCTCCGCAGCCCACGTAAGTGGAAGGAACAGTCGCATAAGTTACGTGCACGCTGAAGGTAATGAGCATCCTTCAGAGAGGCTGCGGAGCACCGGCAGAGTGACGCAGCTCCCTTTTCATCCCTCTagctgccaccaccgccacccgccTTCGCGAATGCGCGACGTACAAAAAATTATATAAGAAAGGCTAACCACAGTGTTCGCAGCGGCACGTCGCTCAATAACGAAAAGAAGCTGATTCAAAACAGCTTTGGTAGCGGGGCGTCTTCGGTGGACGCCACGACGAAGCAGTAGTGCTCGTGCATCAAGTTCCACTCCTCCCAGTCGTCGATCATTTCCAGCTTGTTGAGGCGAATTTGAATCTGGCGAGGCACGCCTAGGTAGAGGTTCTTCATGGTGACGGACTTGACCGCTTTGAAGCCAAgctcgctgcaccgcccCGCGTGTGCCTCAGGCGTGGGAAAGTCGCCGATTCCTTTGAAATCGGCGCCGAAGTGCTGTAGATTCTCCACCATAACCTTGCCGAAGCGATCAAACGGCTGAATCGCGTCGTACGTGACAAGCATAGTCTTTGTGCCGGGCTCGATGACGTCGCTCATGACAGTTCGCAATAGATTAGTGGTGACGGAGCCCTCAATGTACACGAACACCATCTCCGCGATCATGATAGTAGGGGTGCCGCCGTGCAAGTgctccttcagcgccttcGCAACACCCTTCGCGTCATACAGGTCGCAGGAGACCAGCACGTACTGTGAGCCCACCAGCGAGTGCATCTCGCTGTGGCGCTTGATGATGCGCTCCTTTTCGGCAACCAGATCAGCCAAGTCGAGCTCCATAAACTTCTGCACCGGAAACTGCGGGTCGCTGTGCTTTAGGCGGAAGTAGAGCGTGTCCATTCCTGCACCAAAGTTGATTACCTGAATCGGTTGTCCGGCGGCGGTTGCGAAGCCCCGCACGCAGTTTTCAAACGCAGTTGTCCGCAGCCAGGTTCCACGGTTCATCAACGGACTATTCACGATGGTGTGATCCTTTTCGAAGAAGGACACAAACGGGTCGTTGAGATAGCCTTTGCGGACACAGTGCACCTTGCGCGAGCATGCGTCATGGGCGGTCTGGATCAACGCCATGTTGAGGCGTAGCAGGTGTGAGTGGCTGTGTCAgttcgtgtgtgtatgcgaaggggggagagagggggctgTCAGTGGTGAGAATCGCAGTCAGCAAGGTTGTTTCGAGGTAGATCTACGCATACACTTCAACACCGACGCACCAGTGCACCGGATGTCGCCCGGtacaccgctgctgccttggTGACTCGATTGGGAAAAGAGAAGCTTCGCACACAACAGAATGCGAAAGCGAAGAGGCGGCACGGCTCTAGACACCAAAACAGTGCAAaaccgcagccgcggcgcgcgcagagAAAGTGAacagaaagaggaggggacGGCGATGAGGAGAGtacaaagaaaaaaaaaagaatcGATAGCACGCCAGTAACGCAACCAGCGGCGACCAGGGATGGGTGTCCGAAACGGCGCAAACTTGTCGGCCGCACGCAACCGCGCTCCCGCCTACACCAAAGAGCCTCCTCGCTATGCTGCAGAAACGCGAAGGGTGCACTACACTGTGGGCCAAGAGCACGAAGAGGCGCGACGCTAGCGGGGAAAATTGACACCACTGATATCGTCTTCAGCGTACGTCGTTCCATTAGAGCGCTGCATGTGTCTTTCCTCTTTCGCTTACGC
The window above is part of the Leishmania major strain Friedlin complete genome, chromosome 36 genome. Proteins encoded here:
- a CDS encoding putative leucine carboxyl methyltransferase — protein: MALIQTAHDACSRKVHCVRKGYLNDPFVSFFEKDHTIVNSPLMNRGTWLRTTAFENCVRGFATAAGQPIQVINFGAGMDTLYFRLKHSDPQFPVQKFMELDLADLVAEKERIIKRHSEMHSLVGSQYVLVSCDLYDAKGVAKALKEHLHGGTPTIMIAEMVFVYIEGSVTTNLLRTVMSDVIEPGTKTMLVTYDAIQPFDRFGKVMVENLQHFGADFKGIGDFPTPEAHAGRCSELGFKAVKSVTMKNLYLGVPRQIQIRLNKLEMIDDWEEWNLMHEHYCFVVASTEDAPLPKLF